The Pogona vitticeps strain Pit_001003342236 chromosome 7, PviZW2.1, whole genome shotgun sequence genome segment GCGCTGGCAGTTCACCCTGCCCATGATGTCCACCCTCTACCGCTTGGCCAACCAGCTCCTCACTGACCTCGTGGATGACAACTACTTCTACCTATTTGACCTGAAGGCCTTCTTCACCTCCAAGGCTCTCAATATGGCCATCCCGGGAGGGCCCAAGTTCGAGCCTCTGGTCCGAGACATCAACCTGCAGTGAGTGGGAAAGGAGGGAACGCGTgtcctggggggggaggggcactGCGGGAGAAGGTGAGCTTGAGGATTGGGCTGCTCAGTTAGAGCTGCCGTGTTTGTGGGGGGCAAGCATTGGTGGGTTCAGCACCCCTGTAAACTGTTTTGGGAGAGTATCCGGTGGTGAGGGGCATGGGGCAGTTCTCTGACCTctgtgtgcaggggggggggctggggtgaGGAATGCCCTGCAGTGGAACAGACCTCAGTTCTGGGAGATTTTTGTGCATGATGTCcttgattccctcccccccgccccccgtgaGGACCAGGGGAGATTTCAAATGCTGATCCTTGAAGAAAAGGAATGAGTCCCTGggggtgtgccccccccccggccccggcCTGGGTTGGAGGATGTCCTCTGCCTTCCCAGCTGCTCTTTTGCCTGATCTTCTCCTGTTTCTCTGGCCCCACAAGGGACGAGGATTGGAACGAGTTCAACGACATCAACAAGATCATCATCCGGCAGCCGATCAGGACCGAGTACAAGATTGCTTTTCCCTACCTGTACAACAACCTCCCCCACCACGTCCACCTCACCTGGTGAGCCTCTCGGAGGGGGCTGCGTTGGGCAAAGACCACAGGAgcttgtgcggggggggggggtcggaggacgaggagcagcagcaggaagaggcccTGCTAGCTGAAGATCTTCTGGATCAGTCTGTGCCCCCTCCTTTCCTCACAGGTACCACACCCCCAACGTGGTCTTCATCAAGACCGAAGATCCCGACCTACCAGCCTTCTACTTCGACCCCCTCATCAACCCCATTTCGCACCGGCACTCGGTTAAGGTGGGCTCACAGAGGGAAAGAAGGGGGGTGGGCGTGAGGTGTTTACACCCTCTTTTAGAATATCCTGACCCGTGTTTCAGCTCCAAACTGATTTTAGTCTGGAGCTTCTAGATGGGAGCACATGAAGGAGCTGTCCTGTGATATCTTGTTACTCAATTTCATCAGAGCTTCTTTTTAGTAATTGGTGGTTTGCTTGATTTTTCCAAAAAAATGCGAGTTCACACAGAAAGGCTACCTGGCACAAGAAGGCAAGGCAGAACATGTCCTTGTTGGCCTCTGGAATTAAGCAGAGGATAGTGTGGGCGGAGAGGAAGGGGAGTTTGCTGCCTGGGATACGTGTGGGTCCCTTTGTGCTTCTTGAGCTTTGAGGGCTTGCATGTCGACCAGTCGGGCCTCTCATGCGAAGGGACCCCTTTGGAACGGGGCTGGCTTTTGCGAAACGAGGTCTTGAAGCCACgggtgaaggggggggggcggcggctttTGCATGCTGAATGTTGTGCATCTTAACGTGGCCGGGTTTGTCCAGAGCCAAGAGCCCCTCCCTGACGATGATGAGGAGTTTGAGCTGCCAGAGTTTGTGGAGCCCTTCCTGAAGGACACCCCCCTCTACACGGACAACACGGCCAATGGCATTGCACTGCTCTGGGCCCCTCGCCCCTTCAACTTGCGCTCAGGCAGGACCCGCCGGGCCCTGGACATCCCCCTCGTCAAGAACTGGTGAGTCTTTCGCGGGTGAGAGGGAAGAGGggagccccacacacacacctgagagCCCCACGGGGCTTGAGATGTTGCAGAGGCCGGGCCCAGAGGGGTCTCTCTGCTGAGGCTGCTGTTTGTCTGGCCTCTGGCTGTTTTCTGCGGGAGGGAAGGGCCCCCTCGCTGAGATTCCTGGGGATTTGGGAAGGGCCTCCTTCCACATGGAACACAGCGTTGGTCAGAGGCCTCGCTTCCAAGACAGAAGCGTCTGAAATGTTTTGCAAAATACTCCGGAGAACTCTGTGttttctgctttgtgtttggtttgcttttttttctcttgctcctGCACTAAAGCGGTCAGTGCTTGAAAGGTTTCCCACGCGGTTGGATTCTGACATCGGCCGAGAGGTGCTCAGACTCACTGAGCCTTGATCTGCTTGGTTCACAGGTACCGAGAACATTGTCCTGCCGGGCAGCCGGTCAAAGTGCGGGTCTCCTACCAGAAGCTGTTGAAGTACTACGTCTTGAACGCTCTCAAGCACCGGCCTCCCAAGGCCCAGAAGAAGAGGTCggtggggacggggggggggggggagctctgttCTCTCTTCACTtttgttcttgggggggggaaatgtagcCCCGGGGACAAAACCCCATTTTCGGTGGAGATGGTGAAAACCACTTGGTCAAAAAGTGAGGAGAGGGTCTCGGGCAAGCCCCTTCCCTTGCCAGGGTGTCCGGAGAGGCTTTCCAGGTTCCCAGACATTCCCGTGGAATCTTGTTGTCCTCCCAATGGCAGCCAaagagtctttctttctttctttctttctttctttctttctttctttctttctttctttctttctttgggcgGCTGAAGAAGCTGCTGAGGGAAGCAAACGGGTAGCAAacctcttgatttttttctgtatGAATGTTTTCATGCGACGTTGATTCTGGCTGAATGATAAATATTCTAGTTTGTGCTGCGTTCGGTTGTCTGACCCCTTCGTGAGCCACCTGGGGCCCACTGTTAGGAGTCGAGAGGGAAGTAAGTGAGGTGGGCTGTCAAGGCCGTGGCCAGTGacgccttcctgccttcctgccttcctccccctccccccccccccggctccaggTACCTCTTCCGCTCCTTCAAGGCCACCAAGTTCTTCCAGTCGACCAAGCTGGATTGGGTGGAGGTCGGGCTGCAGGTCTGCCGCCAGGGCTACAACATGCTCAACCTCCTGATCCACCGGAAGAACCTCAACTACCTCCACCTGGACTACAACTTCAACCTGAAGCCCGTCAAGACCCTCACCACCAAGGTGCcggccccttccccccccgccccagagcAGCtgccgtggggagggggaggggcggctTTCCTTCTCCGGGCATGCaggaggcctgggggggggacaccctgGCCCCTCCCCTGGGTAGCAAGGTTCATGTGGGTGATGGGAGGGGTCGTCTCGGCCATCGAGGAAGGTAGAAAAGCTCCTCCTCTAAACTTTCTGTCTCATTGGTTCACTTGGCGCTTCCCAGGAAAGGAAGAAGTCCCGTTTCGGCAACGCCTTCCATCTCTGCCGGGAGGTGTTGCGTCTGACCAAGCTGGTGGTGGACAGTCACGTCCAGTACCGGCTGGGGAATGTGGACGCCTTCCAGGTAGGCTCTCCTGTTTTGGcgcttccttgggggggggggagaggggggcacTGAGGGTGACCAGGGACCCTGACGGGTGACTCCCTtgccctttctctcctctccagcTGGCCGATGGTCTCCAGTACATCTTTGCCCACGTCGGGCAGCTGACAGGGATGTACAGGTACAAGTACAAGCTGATGCGGCAGATCCGGATGTGCAAAGACCTTAAGCATCTCATCTATTACCGCTTTAACACGGTGAGTCTCGCAGGGGGAGCctggccgaggaggaggaggaggaagagggctcTGGATGGCGGGAGGAAAGGGGACAGGTCCCGATGAACATCTAGGACGGACGGGCTTATATTTtgcctctctctgtatgtgtctcTTCCACAGGGGCCGGTGGGGAAGGGCCCCGGCTGCGGCTTCTGGGCGCCCGGCTGGCGCGTCTGGCTGTTCTTCATGAGGGGCATCACCCCTCTGCTGGAGCGCTGGCTGGGGAACCTCCTGGCCAGGCAGTTTGAAGGTGAGCAAGAGCCAGGGGCTTCCCGTTCGTTGCTCTGGAAGGAACCTTTCTTTGGGACCTGCCCTGAAGGCCCAGATtaacttctgggggggggggtgttggaggCCTCCTCCTGCCCAGCTTTCAGGGGGAGGCCAGGAGGGGCGGTCCTTTCCAGGGGCCTCCTGAGTCTGCTCTGCCCCTCCCTGATCCTCCTCCCCCTCGTCTTTCTTTCACAGGCCGTCACTCCAAGGGTGTGGCCAAGACGGTCACCAAGCAGCGGGTGGAGTCTCACTTTGACCTGGAGCTGCGGGCGGCTGTGATGCACGACATCCTGGACATGATGCCGGAGGGGATCAAGCAGAACAAGGCCCGGACTATCCTGCAGCACCTGAGCGAGGCCTGGAGGTGCTGGAAGGCCAACATCCCCTGGAAGGCAAGTCCCTGCGGGCAGGCGGGCTGGGTCACCCTGCAAGGGAGGAGGCCCTGGGCTGTGAGGAacgtgctccccccccccccgagtgagGTGGCGAGGGCTGCTCCTGGCAGGGCTGAGAGGGTTTCCTCTGGCCACCGGCTCTCTGCCTTGGAGAAAGcgtccctttcccccttcttttagaCTCTCGGTGCGCTGAGACCGTTGGGTGAATCAGGGTTCTCAGACCCTTTTTAGAAATTCGTAAGTGACTTAAGGGCGTgtcctgttgtgtgtgtgtgtggggggggggggaaatgctgctTGTGGATGTTTTGAACGTGCCACGATGCAAAGGTCATGGGGTCAGGATGAaaggagtaaagccagcctgtgggtTTTCCCTCTTGGGGCCCCCAGGTGCCTGGGTTGCCCACCCCCATTGAGAACATGATCCTGAGGTACGTGAAGGCCAAAGCCGACTGGTGGACCAACACGGCCCACTACAACCGGGAGCGCATCCGCCGGGGGGCCACCGTGGACAAGACCGTCTGCAAGAAGAACCTGGGCCGCCTCACCCGCCTGTACCTGAAAGCGGAGCAGGAGCGGCAGCACAACTACCTGAAGGTGGGTCCCTGCGGAGGTGGTGcccgtgggggggggtgtctctgcctgggggtggaggggtggcCGAAGGGCCCTTGCCAGCCCTCCCCCCGGGGGGGCAGGCCGAAGGGCCCCCCGCTTCACGCCGGCCTCCTTTGCTTGCCTTTCAGGACGGCCCCTACATCACGGCCGAGGAGGCCGTGGCCGTCTACACCACCACCGTCCACTGGCTGGAGAGCCGGCGCTTCTCGCCCATCCCTTTCCCGCCCCTGTCCTACAAGCACGACACCAAGTTGCTGATCTTGGCCCTGGAGAGGCTGAAGGAGGCCTACAGGTAGGGCGTCAAGGGTGGCGTCAAGGGTGGAAGCCTCCGGGTGTCCCTTGGAGCCGCTTCTCTCCTCGCGGGCTCCTTCCTTCCAGGTtttctgggtgggaggaggcctCTGCCTGCCCTTCtctcaactcccccccccgctctcttcCAGCGTGAAGTCTCGCCTGAACCAGTCACAGCGGGAAGAGCTGGGCCTTATCGAGCAGGCCTACGACAACCCTCACGAGGCTTTGTCCCGCATCAAGCGGCACCTCCTGACTCAGCGAGCCTTCAAAGAGGTCAGTCGGCctttggaaggagggagggaggggcctctCTGGCCACCCACGGGCCCCTCTGCCTGCTGACGGCTCACACGCCCACCCCctcctttgctttcttccctcctcGGGCAGGTGGGCATCGAGTTCATGGACCTCTACAGCCACCTGGTCCCTGTCTATGACGTGGAGCCCCTGGAGAAGATCACGGACGCCTACCTGGATCAGTACCTGTGGTACGAGGCGGATAAGCGGCGCCTTTTCCCGCCCTGGATCAAGCCGGCGGACACAGAGCCCCCGCCCCTGCTGGTGTATAAGTGGTGCCAGGGTGAgtctggggtggagtgggggggggattggAGACAGACAGAAGGTTTTGCTCTCATGTGGGAGGCTTCCCCACCTCCGGGTCCCCAGCAGCTCGCCCCACAGCCAGCAGCGGCTGGAGACCTCCCTGTCGTCTTGCCCCTCCCCAAGGAGAGGCAGCGCAGGAGCGGGGCCGCGGCCTCTGGCCTCCTTCCTGGCTTCCCCCTGTTCCTGGAGAGGGTGGCGGGGGTGCGAGGCctccctttgctctctctctctctctctctctctctctctctctgtggggggAGGGAGCCACCTCAGGATGGGCCAaatcctcctgccccccccccccggcaaggcCCAGGTCGGCTCCTCCTCCCGAGGGGGGTGTCAGGGCGCCTTGCCTCGGAGGCTTCATCTCCTCGCCCGCTTCCCTCAGGCATCAACAACCTGCAGGACGTCTGGGAGACCAGCGAGGGGGAGTGCAACGTCATGCTCGAGTCGCGCTTCGAGAAGATGTACGAGAAGATTGACCTGACCCTCCTGAACCGGCTCCTGCGCCTGATCGTCGACCACAACATCGCCGACTACATGACGGCCAAGAACAACGTGGTCATCAACTACAAGgtgcttgctccccccccccccgggcagaacAACAGCGGGGCAGCCCTGTGCGCCGCCCACCCCTGGGCCCCTTCTGCCAGCCGCTTCGGACACCCCGCCCCATGCGCAAATAGCGGCCCCCTGGGGGGGTCTGGCTTGGGCTGCTggcgcctctcccccccccgtgcgGGGCAGCCCTGActgcccccctcctcttcctcgctCCAGGACATGAACCACACCAACTCCTACGGGATCATCCGAGGCCTGCAGTTCGCCTCCTTCATCGTCCAGTACTACGGCCTGGTGATGGACCTCTTGGTGCTGGGCCTCCACCGGGCCAGCGAGATGGCCGGCCCCCCGCAGATGCCCAACGACTTCCTCAGCTTCCAGGACGTGGCCACGGAGGTGGCCCACCCCATCCGCCTCTTCTGCCGATACATCGACCGCATCCACATTTTCTTCAGGTGCCGGCAGAGACACCCACCTGCAGAGAgggttgggggggcagggcagagCAGGGCAGGGCTTGGTCAGTCCCCGAGGGCCGTCAGTTCCTCCTCCCAGCCTGGAAGCATCCTTGTCGTTTAAGCCTGTTGTGTGATTCCAGCAGTTTCGTTTAGCAGCCCCCCTCGCCGCCCCCCCCAATCTCTGTCTTCTGTGTCCTCTTGCTGGGGTTTGGCTGCTGCGGGGCCTGCCTTCCGTCGCTCGGCTCGAAACCTCCTCTGGGGCCTCctgccgggggtggggggcagagggGGGCCTTTCCTTCTCCGGCGTGTTCAGCCACCGCCCGGCCTTAGCGAGAGGCCCCCCAAGTGAGAGGCCACATGCCAGGAGTGACCCTCGTCATCTTTTCTCTGGCCGCTGTTTCCAGGTTCACTGCCGACGAGGCGAGGGACCTGATCCAGCGTTACCTGACGGAGCACCCTGACCCCAACAACGAGAACATTGTGGGCTACAACAACAAGAAGTGCTGGCCCCGTGACGCCCGGATGCGGCTGATGAAGCACGACGTCAACCTGTGAGTGGGTGGGGGCCAGGAGGGGGCCCCTGGGGCCACACGctggctggagggagggagggtggtggGCTTCTGGCCGGTGGGGTCACCTGTCCGTCCTCCTCTTGTCCAGGGGCCGCGCCGTCTTCTGGGACATCAAGAACCGCCTGCCGCGCTCGGTGACGACGGTGCAGTGGGAGAACAGCTTCGTCTCCGTCTACAGCAAGGACAACCCCAACCTGCTCTTCAACATGTGCGGCTTCGAGTGCCGGCTGCTGCCCAAGTGTCGCACCAGCTACGAGGAGTTCACCCACAAGGACGGGGTCTGGAACCTCCAGAACGAGGTGAGGGGCAAGAGGTGAGGGGTTGGGGGCcccccggggggtgggggggagagggaggggggcagagtgGGGAGAGCAGAATGGTGGAGCCACCCCTGGGGAAAGCCCCCCAGGTTTGGGGGGTGGGGCGTGTGGGATTGCTGGCGGTGGCTGTGACAGTGGCGGGTCGGCGGCCCTCACAGGTGACCAAGGAGCGGACGGCCCAGTGTTTCCTGCGGGTGGACGACGAGTCCATGCAGAGGTTCCACAACCGGGTGAGGCAGATCCTGATGGCCTCCGGCTCCACCACCTTCACGAAGGtaaaaggggaaggagggagggagggagaggaaaaggacCTGGCCGTTTCCTCCTCTGGTCACGGGGGTGGGAGCAGGCCAGCTCTGGGGGGGAGGGCCTCATCCTGTGCCTCTCGTACAGATTGTGAACAAGTGGAACACGGCCCTGATCGGGCTGATGACCTACTTCCGAGAGGCGGTGGTGAACACCCAGGAGCTGCTGGACCTGCTGGTGAAGTGCGAGAACAAGATCCAGACCCGGATCAAGATCGGCCTGAACTCCAAAATGCCCAGCCGCTTCCCGCCGGTGGTCTTCTACACCCCCAAGGAGCTGGGGGGGCTGGGCATGCTCTCTATGGGGCACGTCCTCATCCCCCAGTCTGACCTCAGGTGAGCCCCAGCTCCAGAGAGGGCTgagtgagagggagggaaggaggaaaggaaggaaggagaagatagAAAGATagccagaagggagggaggaaaggaaggaagggaaggaaggaaggggtgccTGCTTGaactcttctcttcccttcctctctccctgcaGGTGGTCCAAGCAGACAGACGTGGGCATCACACACTTCCGGTCTGGGATGAGCCACGAGGAGGACCAGCTGATCCCCAATCTCTACCGCTACATCCAGCCCTGGGAGAGCGAGTTCATCGACTCGCAGCGGGTGTGGGCCGAGTATGCGCTCAAGAGGCAGGAGGCCATTGCCCAGAACAGGTGAGGAGGTTTCGCAGGATTGGGCTCTTCCTgggccgggggggtgggggtggggtgggctggctggctggctggctggagggcAAGGGAGGCCCTTCCCTACAGGAATCTGTCTTCCAGTGGCCGGGGCAAGGGGGTGGAGGGTGCacgccagtggggggggggcgggtgagCGCAGTGCAGCAGGAAGCCAGACcgtgtccctccctccctcttcctgcctcctcccaGGCGGCTGACGCTGGAGGACCTGGAGGACTCCTGGGACCGGGGCATCCCTCGCATCAACACCCTCTTCCAGAAGGACCGGCACACGCTTGCCTACGACAAGGGCTGGAGAGTCAGGACCGACTTCAAGCAGTACCAGGtaggtatatttgtgtgtgtgtggggggggggctgagccaaaagctctgtgtgtgtgtgtctctctctgtgtgtgttttccccttgCACCTCGCTGCAGCGCTCTGGAAGGAGGAGCCGTTCGACAGCACGGTGCAAGGCGGGGGGAGACTCCAGAGGGATCAATTAACAAAAAAGTGGTGCCAATTCTGGAATGTATGTTGCTGGCCCAACCCTAAGGGCATGTTGGCTTCCGCTGGTTACTTGACAGTGGATGTACACCTTTGTTATGCTCCCTTATGTTCCCAcagcttccccctcctttcctgcctttcaaAATGGCCCGGCGGTTTGAGATATGCTGGGATCTCTCCCCCAGACcttgccaagcccccccccccccagtgcctgcCTGATTCCCTTCCCCTGATGGCCATTGGCTAATTCTGGCTCCCCTTGGCCAGGTCTTGAAGCAGAACCCCTTCTGGTGGACCCACCAGCGCCATGACGGGAAGCTGTGGAACCTGAACAACTACCGCACGGACATGATCCAGGCCCTGGGGGGCGTGGAGGGCATCCTGGAGCACACCCTCTTCAAGGGGACCTACTTCCCCACCTGGGAGGGTCTCTTCTGGTAAGGAGGGTgggagggcggggggggcagTGTCTCTGACATTGgatgggagaggaggagaggagagggaccCCCGGACTGATTTTgggcctccttccccccccccccccgtctgtctGGTTCAGGGAAAAAGCCAGCGGGTTTGAGGAGTCCATGAAGTGGAAGAAGCTGACCAACGCCCAGCGCTCAGGTCTCAACCAGATCCCGAACAGAAGGTTCACCCTCTGGTGGTCCCCCACCATCAACCGGGCCAACGTGAGTCCCCAgcgcttcccccctccctcttgcctCCTGCCCTCGCGTGCCGCCAGGCTCCGGCCCTGCAGGttccccctcttcctcttggGATGTTGCGACGGTGGTCCACACCGCCCCCCTTCCCGGCTGCCTTCCTCTTGAACACTGTTACGGCCCCGCCTTGTCTgactctcccccccttcccccttcctccttcccggCTGCAGGTGTACGTGGGCTTCCAGGTGCAGCTGGACCTGACGGGCATCTTCATGCACGGGAAGATCCCCACGCTGAAGATCTCCCTCATCCAGATCTTCCGGGCCCACTTGTGGCAGAAGATCCACGAGAGCATCGTCATGGACTTGTGTCAGGTGGGCCGGCCGAGGGCGGCGATGCCCcccccgtcctcctcctcctcttctcctcactCCCTCGCCTGGAGAGGGGCCAGGACCTTTTCTCTTAAGGctggggtgggcgggtgggcaggcaggcggggagACCAGAACCTGCCTCCCTGCCTTGGCTTCTTCCCCCAAGACGGCCCTGCCACTGagggccctccctccctccctcctgctgccCCTGCAGGTGTTTGACCAAGAGCTGGACGCCCTGGAGATTGAGACGGTGCAGAAGGAGACGATCCACCCCCGGAAGTCTTACAAGATGAACTCTTCGTGTGCAGACATCCTTCTCTTCGCCTCCTACAAGTGGAACGTCTCCCGCCCCTCCCTGCTGGCGGACTCCAAGTAAGGGcctgcttctccccctccccagccgtAGTTTCCAgggtgggggggttgggggggagatgAGGGGTTAAGGGGCTCAGGCGCCAGCCCACCCTCTGAGCTGACGTCTGCGCTCAGGGACGTGATGGACAGCACCACCACCCAGAAGTACTGGATCGACATCCAGCTGCGCTGGGGCGACTACGACTCGCACGACATTGAGCGCTACGCCCGGGCCAAGTTCCTGGACTACACCACGGACAACATGAGCATCTACCCCTCGCCCACCGGGGTCCTCATCGCCATCGACCTGGCCTACAACCTGCACAGGTgagccgggagggagggagggggcgcacCGGGCAGGAGCTCCCGCCGGCCCTGGCCATTCAGTCGCTCACCCGACGCGCTTCTTCAAGCTTGTGCGACCtcattaactaactaactagagATCCCGCCCTTGTGAGGTCTGGCCTGGATGGTTTGCGCTTctccattttctccccccccccgcctcaggCAGGGCTCTGAGTAGCTCCAAAATTCCCGATAGTGCGGTAGACTGGTAAAAGTGTTGTGCGGCACCTGATTTTGTTTATGAAATAAATGTATAtgagtttttctctctttccaaaaCCAATGACTTAGcctgtgcatcatcatcatcatcatcatcatgagggTGATGGTGatggagctgcagagctggaagagacttggTGGGTCATTGAGacccagcccctgtccaggaggcaccaCCTCTGCCTC includes the following:
- the PRPF8 gene encoding pre-mRNA-processing-splicing factor 8, which translates into the protein MAGVFPFRGPCPPMPAPMAPLPDYMSEEKLQEKARKWQQLQAKRYAEKRKFGFVDAQKEDMPPEHVRKIIRDHGDMTNRKFRHDKRVYLGALKYMPHAVLKLLENMPMPWEQIRDVPVLYHITGAISFVNEIPWVIEPVYIAQWGSMWIMMRREKRDRRHFKRMRFPPFDDEEPPLDYADNILDVEPLEAIQLELDPEEDAPVLDWFYDHQPLKDNRKYVNGSTYQRWQFTLPMMSTLYRLANQLLTDLVDDNYFYLFDLKAFFTSKALNMAIPGGPKFEPLVRDINLQDEDWNEFNDINKIIIRQPIRTEYKIAFPYLYNNLPHHVHLTWYHTPNVVFIKTEDPDLPAFYFDPLINPISHRHSVKSQEPLPDDDEEFELPEFVEPFLKDTPLYTDNTANGIALLWAPRPFNLRSGRTRRALDIPLVKNWYREHCPAGQPVKVRVSYQKLLKYYVLNALKHRPPKAQKKRYLFRSFKATKFFQSTKLDWVEVGLQVCRQGYNMLNLLIHRKNLNYLHLDYNFNLKPVKTLTTKERKKSRFGNAFHLCREVLRLTKLVVDSHVQYRLGNVDAFQLADGLQYIFAHVGQLTGMYRYKYKLMRQIRMCKDLKHLIYYRFNTGPVGKGPGCGFWAPGWRVWLFFMRGITPLLERWLGNLLARQFEGRHSKGVAKTVTKQRVESHFDLELRAAVMHDILDMMPEGIKQNKARTILQHLSEAWRCWKANIPWKVPGLPTPIENMILRYVKAKADWWTNTAHYNRERIRRGATVDKTVCKKNLGRLTRLYLKAEQERQHNYLKDGPYITAEEAVAVYTTTVHWLESRRFSPIPFPPLSYKHDTKLLILALERLKEAYSVKSRLNQSQREELGLIEQAYDNPHEALSRIKRHLLTQRAFKEVGIEFMDLYSHLVPVYDVEPLEKITDAYLDQYLWYEADKRRLFPPWIKPADTEPPPLLVYKWCQGINNLQDVWETSEGECNVMLESRFEKMYEKIDLTLLNRLLRLIVDHNIADYMTAKNNVVINYKDMNHTNSYGIIRGLQFASFIVQYYGLVMDLLVLGLHRASEMAGPPQMPNDFLSFQDVATEVAHPIRLFCRYIDRIHIFFRFTADEARDLIQRYLTEHPDPNNENIVGYNNKKCWPRDARMRLMKHDVNLGRAVFWDIKNRLPRSVTTVQWENSFVSVYSKDNPNLLFNMCGFECRLLPKCRTSYEEFTHKDGVWNLQNEVTKERTAQCFLRVDDESMQRFHNRVRQILMASGSTTFTKIVNKWNTALIGLMTYFREAVVNTQELLDLLVKCENKIQTRIKIGLNSKMPSRFPPVVFYTPKELGGLGMLSMGHVLIPQSDLRWSKQTDVGITHFRSGMSHEEDQLIPNLYRYIQPWESEFIDSQRVWAEYALKRQEAIAQNRRLTLEDLEDSWDRGIPRINTLFQKDRHTLAYDKGWRVRTDFKQYQVLKQNPFWWTHQRHDGKLWNLNNYRTDMIQALGGVEGILEHTLFKGTYFPTWEGLFWEKASGFEESMKWKKLTNAQRSGLNQIPNRRFTLWWSPTINRANVYVGFQVQLDLTGIFMHGKIPTLKISLIQIFRAHLWQKIHESIVMDLCQVFDQELDALEIETVQKETIHPRKSYKMNSSCADILLFASYKWNVSRPSLLADSKDVMDSTTTQKYWIDIQLRWGDYDSHDIERYARAKFLDYTTDNMSIYPSPTGVLIAIDLAYNLHSAYGNWFPGSKPLIQQAMAKIMKANPALYVLRERIRKGLQLYSSEPTEPYLSSQNYGELFSNQIIWFVDDTNVYRVTIHKTFEGNLTTKPINGAIFIFNPRTGQLFLKIIHTSVWAGQKRLGQLAKWKTAEEVAALIRSLPVEEQPKQIIVTRKGMLDPLEVHLLDFPNIVIKGSELQLPFQACLKVEKFGDLILKATEPQMVLFNLYDDWLKTISSYTAFSRLILILRALHVNNDRAKVILKPDKTTITEPHHIWPTLTDEEWIKVEVQLKDLILADYGKKNNVNVASLTQSEIRDIILGMEISAPSQQRQQIAEIEKQTKEQSQLTATQTRTVNKHGDEIITSTTSNYETQTFSSKTEWRVRAISAANLHLRTNHIYVSSDDIKETGYTYILPKNVLKKFICISDLRAQIAGYLYGVSPPDNPQVKEIRCIVMVPQWGTHQTVHLPGQLPQHEYLKEMEPLGWIHTQPNESPQLSPQDVTTHAKVMAENPSWDGEKTIIITCSFTPGSCTLTAYKLTPSGYEWGRQNTDKGNNPKGYLPSHYERVQMLLSDRFLGFFMVPAQGSWNYNFMGVRHDPNMKYELQLANPKEFYHEVHRPSHFLNFALLQEGEVYSADREDLYA